The Gasterosteus aculeatus chromosome 8, fGasAcu3.hap1.1, whole genome shotgun sequence genome has a window encoding:
- the LOC120823701 gene encoding uncharacterized protein LOC120823701 isoform X1, which yields MTSLSVASSSPRTVTTATVTPSTVTLIPALTSTSSISKSPNPTTNLNPPADTAPPANTSLPPSPAPNATKQMNPQANTTQPKPPIITSNTVTPATSGPQPQQCSYIVTHILSGFMVNVSMDPTTTNYTINLKETGQTIKTINPTFNQSFHEVKHLKPCTEYVLNLTFTDSTGQEKPCGAESTNTTLGMSKDDVQNGTCMSGYVCYRSEWDSSSLSTSYNIPAEQCKSDNKTFCIKPRYNDICTDLTTTFPSENCRTSFNLTRSITVDFLNSSEINQTASTKLPAQIEPKLPPSCTDLTVGYTCHEVGKSNTKNLSDLKPFTDYSCTGQVQNGNITLKNTAAVSFRVDCDFTLNAKVISSTNTSIQLSWNTSSKNCGDVLPHPETLSYVCSCSHKERTPKGKHTADLKGSVGTCDVRELEPFTQYHCEVQTKYNGTLRPTTGNTVTQKTDVGRPEEVTSLHVKRTDNNQISVTCNSEKHSNGLLKKYIATLSNDGAETKTLNSNECKFEFKDLSYSTKYTVEVIFCNEKFCSKPKKDSAQTSYNIGRPIIFVVTILIFSVALAVALYKIIQSRTSRSEDGTLELNAIYENVPRSDDIRPTEPPTESSV from the exons ATGACGAGTTTATCTGTCGCCTCCTCATCTCCACGCACCGTGACAACAGCTACTGTCACGCCTTCAACAGTCACCCTCATACCTGCACTCACCTCAACAAGCAGCATCTCAAAGTCCCCAAATCCAACGACCAATTTAAACCCCCCGGCTG ACACTGCTCCTCCTGCAAACACCTCTCTCCCACCCTCACCTGCACCCAACGCTACCAAGCAAATGAACCCTCAAGCAAACACCACTCAACCCAAGCCTCCAATCATCACCTCCAACACAGTGACTCCTGCAACCTCAG GTCCTCAACCTCAACAGT GTTCTTACATTGTCACACACATCCTGTCTGGCTTCATGGTCAACGTGTCAATGGATCCTACAACCACCAACTACACCATCAACTTAAAAGAAACGGGCCAAACAATCAAAACCATCAATCCGACCTTCAATCAGAGCTTTCATGAAGTCAAACACCTGAAGCCGTGTACTGAATATGTACTCAATCTGACATTTACTGACAGTACTGGCCAAGAAAAGCCTTGTGGAGCTGAAAGTACAAACACGACCCTCGGAATGA GTAAAGATGACGTTCAAAATGGCACCTGCATGTCTGGATACGTTTGTTACCGGAGTGAATGGGACAGCTCTTCTCTGTCAACATCATATAACATTCCAGCTGAGCAATGCAAAAGTGACAATAAGACGTTCTGCATCAAACCTCGTTACAACGACATATGCACAGATTTAACTACAACCTTCCCTTCAGAAAACTGTCGGACTTCCTTTAATCTCACCAGAAGCATCACTGTTG ATTTCTTGAATTCATCTGAAATAAATCAGACGGCTTCAACTAAACTTCCAGCACAAATTGAACCAAAATTACCTCCAAGCTGCACCGATCTCACCGTTGGTTACACCTGTCATG AAGTTGGTAAATCCAACACCAAGAACCTGTCTGACCTGAAGCCTTTCACCGACTACAGCTGCACGGGTCAGGTTCAGAACGGCAACATCACCCTGAAAAACACGGCCGCTGTCAGCTTCAGGGTTGACTGTG ATTTTACATTAAACGCCAAAGTGATTTCTTCCACCAACACGTCCATTCAGTTGAGCTGGAACACCAGCAGTAAGAACTGTGGAGACGTCCTTCCTCACCCTGAGACGCTTTCTTATGTCTGCAGTTGTTCTCACAAAGAACGTA CTCCAAAAGGAAAACATACAGCTGACTTGAAGGGATCAGTAGGAACATGTGATGTAAGAGAACTGGAGCCGTTCACTCAGTATCACTGTGAGGTCCAAACCAAATACAACGGGACACTCAGACCAACGACAGGAAATACGGTTACACAAAAAACTGATGTTGGAA GACCAGAAGAAGTTACATCCCTGCACGTGAAACGGACAGATAATAACCAGATATCAGTAACTTGTAATTCTGAGAAACATTCTAATGGGCTTCTGAAGAAATACATTGCAACTCTCTCTAACGATGGGGCCGAGACCAAGACGCTTAACAGCAACGAATGCAAGTTTGAATTCAAAGATCTGAGCTACTCAACGAAATACACAGTGGAG GTGATTTTTTGCAATGAGAAATTTTGCAGCAAACCCAAGAAGGATTCTGCTCAAACTTCCT ACAACATTGGTCGTCCGATCATCTTCGTTGTCACCATCCTCATCTTCTCTGTGGCCTTGGCTGTGGCTCTCTACAAGATCATCCAGAGCAGAACGTCCAGAAG TGAAGATGGGACGCTTGAACTAAATGCCA TTTATGAGAATGTCCCTCGATCTGACGACATACGCCCAACGGAACCTCCCACCGAGTCCTCCGTGtaa
- the LOC120823701 gene encoding receptor-type tyrosine-protein phosphatase C isoform X2, producing MLLLWPGIVSLAYYTAPPANTSLPPSPAPNATKQMNPQANTTQPKPPIITSNTVTPATSGPQPQQCSYIVTHILSGFMVNVSMDPTTTNYTINLKETGQTIKTINPTFNQSFHEVKHLKPCTEYVLNLTFTDSTGQEKPCGAESTNTTLGMSKDDVQNGTCMSGYVCYRSEWDSSSLSTSYNIPAEQCKSDNKTFCIKPRYNDICTDLTTTFPSENCRTSFNLTRSITVDFLNSSEINQTASTKLPAQIEPKLPPSCTDLTVGYTCHEVGKSNTKNLSDLKPFTDYSCTGQVQNGNITLKNTAAVSFRVDCDFTLNAKVISSTNTSIQLSWNTSSKNCGDVLPHPETLSYVCSCSHKERTPKGKHTADLKGSVGTCDVRELEPFTQYHCEVQTKYNGTLRPTTGNTVTQKTDVGRPEEVTSLHVKRTDNNQISVTCNSEKHSNGLLKKYIATLSNDGAETKTLNSNECKFEFKDLSYSTKYTVEVIFCNEKFCSKPKKDSAQTSYNIGRPIIFVVTILIFSVALAVALYKIIQSRTSRSEDGTLELNAIYENVPRSDDIRPTEPPTESSV from the exons atgctgctgctgtggcccGGGATCGTTTCTTTAGCCTACT ACACTGCTCCTCCTGCAAACACCTCTCTCCCACCCTCACCTGCACCCAACGCTACCAAGCAAATGAACCCTCAAGCAAACACCACTCAACCCAAGCCTCCAATCATCACCTCCAACACAGTGACTCCTGCAACCTCAG GTCCTCAACCTCAACAGT GTTCTTACATTGTCACACACATCCTGTCTGGCTTCATGGTCAACGTGTCAATGGATCCTACAACCACCAACTACACCATCAACTTAAAAGAAACGGGCCAAACAATCAAAACCATCAATCCGACCTTCAATCAGAGCTTTCATGAAGTCAAACACCTGAAGCCGTGTACTGAATATGTACTCAATCTGACATTTACTGACAGTACTGGCCAAGAAAAGCCTTGTGGAGCTGAAAGTACAAACACGACCCTCGGAATGA GTAAAGATGACGTTCAAAATGGCACCTGCATGTCTGGATACGTTTGTTACCGGAGTGAATGGGACAGCTCTTCTCTGTCAACATCATATAACATTCCAGCTGAGCAATGCAAAAGTGACAATAAGACGTTCTGCATCAAACCTCGTTACAACGACATATGCACAGATTTAACTACAACCTTCCCTTCAGAAAACTGTCGGACTTCCTTTAATCTCACCAGAAGCATCACTGTTG ATTTCTTGAATTCATCTGAAATAAATCAGACGGCTTCAACTAAACTTCCAGCACAAATTGAACCAAAATTACCTCCAAGCTGCACCGATCTCACCGTTGGTTACACCTGTCATG AAGTTGGTAAATCCAACACCAAGAACCTGTCTGACCTGAAGCCTTTCACCGACTACAGCTGCACGGGTCAGGTTCAGAACGGCAACATCACCCTGAAAAACACGGCCGCTGTCAGCTTCAGGGTTGACTGTG ATTTTACATTAAACGCCAAAGTGATTTCTTCCACCAACACGTCCATTCAGTTGAGCTGGAACACCAGCAGTAAGAACTGTGGAGACGTCCTTCCTCACCCTGAGACGCTTTCTTATGTCTGCAGTTGTTCTCACAAAGAACGTA CTCCAAAAGGAAAACATACAGCTGACTTGAAGGGATCAGTAGGAACATGTGATGTAAGAGAACTGGAGCCGTTCACTCAGTATCACTGTGAGGTCCAAACCAAATACAACGGGACACTCAGACCAACGACAGGAAATACGGTTACACAAAAAACTGATGTTGGAA GACCAGAAGAAGTTACATCCCTGCACGTGAAACGGACAGATAATAACCAGATATCAGTAACTTGTAATTCTGAGAAACATTCTAATGGGCTTCTGAAGAAATACATTGCAACTCTCTCTAACGATGGGGCCGAGACCAAGACGCTTAACAGCAACGAATGCAAGTTTGAATTCAAAGATCTGAGCTACTCAACGAAATACACAGTGGAG GTGATTTTTTGCAATGAGAAATTTTGCAGCAAACCCAAGAAGGATTCTGCTCAAACTTCCT ACAACATTGGTCGTCCGATCATCTTCGTTGTCACCATCCTCATCTTCTCTGTGGCCTTGGCTGTGGCTCTCTACAAGATCATCCAGAGCAGAACGTCCAGAAG TGAAGATGGGACGCTTGAACTAAATGCCA TTTATGAGAATGTCCCTCGATCTGACGACATACGCCCAACGGAACCTCCCACCGAGTCCTCCGTGtaa